DNA from bacterium:
CCGTATCCCTGCCCCTGGTGTTGCTCGGCAACCATGAGACGCCATAGATAGTAGAAGCCGGGCTGCCGGGGCGTGGGGTGAAGACTCTCGTCGTGAAGCATTAGAAAGCCAACCGGCTCGTCTTCCACGTAGATTGCCCGAAACCAGGCTTCGGGGTGAAAGTGCGCTTCGGCAATCGACTTGGCGTTGGAAGCGACAAATCCGCGTTGAAGCTCGGATACTTCCAGGGCCAGGATGGCTCGGAAGTTGTCCTGAGTGACTTCTCTGAGTGTGGTCCTGGATTCGATTGCGAGACCTTCGCCGTCGGCGGCTTAACGGATCGGCGTTAACCGGCTGGCAACAGCGCTGACCGGACCCGACCCTGCCCATAAAGTATGCCGCCAGATGGCAGCCAAGGTCAATTGAACGGAGCCGTTGGCAGTCCGGTTCAACGGTTTGA
Protein-coding regions in this window:
- a CDS encoding GNAT family N-acetyltransferase — its product is MESRTTLREVTQDNFRAILALEVSELQRGFVASNAKSIAEAHFHPEAWFRAIYVEDEPVGFLMLHDESLHPTPRQPGFYYLWRLMVAEQHQGQGYGLQAIELLVDHVRTRPDAAELLTTCIPGPGSPEPFYIKAGFQPTGKLHEGEVELRRSL